TCGGCGGCGTCATCATCGGCCAGGTCGCCAAGATCGACCTGGACCCGACCAAGTTCGACTCGGTGGTGACCCTGTCCATCGACGACAAGTACAAGGACCTGCCGGCCGACACCTCGGCGGCGATCCTGACCAGCGGCCTGCTCGGCGAGAGCTATGTCGGCCTGCAGCCCGGCGGCGACCCCGACACGCTCAAGCCCGGCCAGGAAATCGCCTTCACCCAGCCGGCGGTGGACCTGATCCAGCTGGTCGGCAAGTACATGTTCGGCGGCGGCGACAAGAACGCAACACCCGCTGCCGCACCCTCGGCCGACCCCACCACGCCCGCAACGGAACCCAAGCCATGACGATCAAACTGCTTTCCGCCGCTCTCGCCGCCGCGCTGGCCGTGGCCGCGCCCTCCGCCGCCCTGGCCCAGGCCGCCGCGCCGGCCGCCGCCGCCACCCAGGCCGGTTCGGCCAGCAAGGTGGTGCTGGAGAACAGCACGCGCATCCTGACCACGCTGGAACAGCGCCGCAGCGAGTTCAAGAGCAACCCGACCGCACTGCGCCAGTTCATCGACAGCGAGATGAACAAGTCCTTCGACCGCGACTACGCCGCCCGCCTGGTGTTGGGCGTGCACGGCCGCGGCGCCTCCGATGCCGACGTCAAGCTTTTCGGCGACGCGATGGCCGACAACCTGATGCAGCGCTACGGCACCTCGCTGCTGACCTTCGAAGGCAAGCCGCAGGTGCGGGTGAAGTCGGAAACCCCGCTGCCGGGCGGCCGCGGCGTCAAGGTCTCCACCGAGCTGCTGCGCAGCGGCGGCGACCCGGTGCCGGTGGACTACCTGCTGCGCAACACCGGCGCGGGCTGGAAGATCTTCGACGTGATGGTCGAGGGCGTGTCCTACGTGCAGACCTTCCGCAACCAGTTCGACACCCCGCTGCGCAACAAGTCGATCGCCGAGGTCGCGGCCGAGCTGCGCAACGGCACGCTGCAGGCGGCGCCGGCGGGCAACAGTGGCGAGTGATGCGCCGCAGCTGCGCCGCGACGGCGACACGCTCGCCCTGAGCGGCGTGCTCGACCGTGCCGCGGCCACCGCGCTGTGGCCGGCGGCGCTGCGCGCGCTGCCGGGCGCACGCGCGCTGGACCTGCGGGCGGTGTCGCGGGTGGACAGCGCCGGCCTGGCGCTGCTCGCCGAACTTGCCGCGCGCCTGCGCGCCCAGGGCCAGGCCGAGGTCGCCATCCACGGCGCCCCGGCCGGCCTGACCGACCTGAGCGCCGCCTACCGGCTGGCCTCGACCCTGGATTTCCACTCTCCCCCTGCGGCGAGCTGACACATGAACGTGCTGCGCATCCTCACTTCCCTTACCCTGGCCGCCGCCCTGGGCGCCTGCGCCGGCGCGCCCAAGCGCACGCCGCCCCCGCCTCCGCCGCCCGTGGCGCAGTCGGCACCGGCCGCCAGCGACAGCGTCGCGCCCACCGATGCGAATGCCATGGCGGCCACCGCCGACGGCACGAGCGGCATGGACGCCAGCGCCCAGGCAGCATCGAGTGCGCCAGCGGTGACGGCGCCGGCAAGCGCGACGGGCACTGCGTCGGCCAACGGC
This genomic stretch from Xanthomonas sacchari harbors:
- the mlaD gene encoding outer membrane lipid asymmetry maintenance protein MlaD, with the protein product MALRGPRLEFAVGAFLLLGLASLLVLALASTNRQWGFGGHRYDLVARFSQIGQLRAQAPVKIGGVIIGQVAKIDLDPTKFDSVVTLSIDDKYKDLPADTSAAILTSGLLGESYVGLQPGGDPDTLKPGQEIAFTQPAVDLIQLVGKYMFGGGDKNATPAAAPSADPTTPATEPKP
- a CDS encoding phospholipid-binding protein MlaC → MTIKLLSAALAAALAVAAPSAALAQAAAPAAAATQAGSASKVVLENSTRILTTLEQRRSEFKSNPTALRQFIDSEMNKSFDRDYAARLVLGVHGRGASDADVKLFGDAMADNLMQRYGTSLLTFEGKPQVRVKSETPLPGGRGVKVSTELLRSGGDPVPVDYLLRNTGAGWKIFDVMVEGVSYVQTFRNQFDTPLRNKSIAEVAAELRNGTLQAAPAGNSGE
- a CDS encoding lipid asymmetry maintenance protein MlaB, producing MASDAPQLRRDGDTLALSGVLDRAAATALWPAALRALPGARALDLRAVSRVDSAGLALLAELAARLRAQGQAEVAIHGAPAGLTDLSAAYRLASTLDFHSPPAAS